A stretch of DNA from Actinomycetota bacterium:
CCGGACCGGGGGAGATGGAGCTCCTGCGGGGACTGTGCGCCGGTCTCCTCGCCACCGTACCCGGGGATCCCTCCGACGCGCCGGGACTGCTCCGGGGAGCCGAGGAACTGCTCTCCCGGTGGGTGCGTGCCCTGGACAAGGCGGACCAGTTCGCCCTGCACCTTTTGCGGAGACGGGTGCGGGAGTTCCAACTCTCCATCAAGGGTTCCGGTCCGGACTCCCTTCCCGCCCTGGACTGGCTGGAGGACCTGGTCCGGAGCTCCAGGGTCCTCGGGGAAGGCCCCCGTCCGGGTCGCCTGCACGTGGCTCCCCTGGGAGGCGGCGGTTCCTCGGGAAGGCCGGTGACCTTCATCCTGGGGCTGGACGACGGCCGTTTCCCGGGTGCAGGACTGCAGGATCCCCTTCTCCTGGACAGCGAGCGGGAAAGCCTGTCCTCCTCGCTGGCCACGGCCGCGGACAGGCTGGCCGCGTCCCTGGAGGAACTCTCCTCGCTCTTCTCCCGTCTGCGGGGAAAGGTCGCCCTCTCCTTTTCCGGGTACCAGGTGACCGAGGACCGCGAGATGTTTCCCTCCCAGGCCCTGGTGACCTCCTTCCGCCTTCTCACCGGGTCCCTTACCGCCACCCAGGAGGACCTTCTCCTCCACCTGGCGGACCCCGCCTCCTTCGCCGCCCGGGACCCCGAAGACGCCCTCCTCCCCTCCGAGTGGTGGCTCAGCGCCCTGGGCGGATCGCTACACGACCCGGTCCCCGGTATCATCCTCCCGGCCCACTTTCCCCACCTGTGGCGGGGGCTCCAGGCCACCCGGGCCCGGTGCGGGGAGAACTTCACCGCCTACGACGGGTACGTGCCGGAGGCGGGCCGCGACCTGGACCCGGGGGCGGAGGGCGGCCCGGTGGTCTCCGCCAGTCGCCTGGAAACATATGGCAGGTGCCCCCTAGAGTACTTCTTCCGCTACGTGCTGGAGGTCACCCCCCCGGAGGAATACGGCGACGACCCGGGGACTTGGCTCTCCCCGCTGGAGAGGGGGAACCTCCTGCACACCGTCTTCCGGAGGTTCCACCAAGGCTTGTCCGCCGAGGGGCGCAGCCCGAGTACCAAAGGTGATTGGCATATCCTTGAAAATATACTCCGGGAAGAGGTGGCGCGGTGGTGCCGCATGAAGCCTCCCCCCTCCCCCCGGGCCCTCGAGGAGGAGGTCCGCGAGCTGGAGAGGACGGCGCGCATCTTCCTGCAGGAGGAGGAACTCTGCTGCCGCGAGAGGGAACCCGTCTACCTGGAGGTGGCCGTAGGCATGGAAAGGGAAGGCCTCGGCAATCCCATAGACCGGGCGGAACCCCTGGAGATCCGTCTCCCCGGGGGTGAGCGTATCCGGGTGCGCGGCCGCATCGACCGTGTCGACAGGGTACGGGCAAGCACCGCCGACACCTTCCTGGTCTGTGACTACAAGACGGGCTCCAGCGGTGGTTACGACCCCTCGGATCCCTTCGGCAAGGGAAGGTTCGTCCAGAACTACCTCTACAAGGTCATGGCGGAGGACTGCCTGCGCGGTCTGCACCCGGAAGCCAGGGTCGCCGGTTTCGAGTACTTCTTCCCCGGCACGCGGGCGCACGGTGAACGCATATACTGGGAATCCGACCTCCTCTCCGAGGGTGATCGCGTACTCCACGACCTCTACCTCTCCCTGGCCGCGGGCTGCTTCCCGGCCAGCGACGATCCCAACGACATGCGATACAGCGATTTCCTGCCCGCCCTGGGGGACCCGGACGAGGCGGCGGCGTCCGCCCGAATGAAGCTGGAAAATACCGCCAACCAGATGCTGGAACCCCTGCGAAGGCTGAGGGGGTACGGGGAGGTGAAACGATGAAGTTTCCCGAAGGC
This window harbors:
- a CDS encoding PD-(D/E)XK nuclease family protein; the protein is MIRLEAGGKNRANRLVTSIADLCRRFPTQEKWLLVPGYRLGYQWLENVALGGVAVFNLRLFTLPSLALRLASRAMQDQGLRYVQGLEYDLLVGELLSRVLPEDAYLPRDRLEPELVRAVRRTLSDLRKAGLRPQDLDTRAFSPPRKGHELKALLAGLQEELQRRKLVDYADVLRMARQALQRGNHFWPEGLRIAAPGDLESDLVGLERKLWEKIPAPLKEVLEVDRPGSPGEEGSDVALLGWLGRPHQAPPPAGDGAVRIFRAVGETNEVREVLRRCLREGIPADRVEILHTDYGTYVPRVFELCSLLFPDPGGDPPATFAEGLPLRLTRPGRALLGWIRWLQEDLSPQRLAELVQDGLLHITAEGEDEGRFDRLAALLRALPIPRGRDGYDLILRSPTAEIPPPPETEGENGPSPAAALRPGPGEMELLRGLCAGLLATVPGDPSDAPGLLRGAEELLSRWVRALDKADQFALHLLRRRVREFQLSIKGSGPDSLPALDWLEDLVRSSRVLGEGPRPGRLHVAPLGGGGSSGRPVTFILGLDDGRFPGAGLQDPLLLDSERESLSSSLATAADRLAASLEELSSLFSRLRGKVALSFSGYQVTEDREMFPSQALVTSFRLLTGSLTATQEDLLLHLADPASFAARDPEDALLPSEWWLSALGGSLHDPVPGIILPAHFPHLWRGLQATRARCGENFTAYDGYVPEAGRDLDPGAEGGPVVSASRLETYGRCPLEYFFRYVLEVTPPEEYGDDPGTWLSPLERGNLLHTVFRRFHQGLSAEGRSPSTKGDWHILENILREEVARWCRMKPPPSPRALEEEVRELERTARIFLQEEELCCREREPVYLEVAVGMEREGLGNPIDRAEPLEIRLPGGERIRVRGRIDRVDRVRASTADTFLVCDYKTGSSGGYDPSDPFGKGRFVQNYLYKVMAEDCLRGLHPEARVAGFEYFFPGTRAHGERIYWESDLLSEGDRVLHDLYLSLAAGCFPASDDPNDMRYSDFLPALGDPDEAAASARMKLENTANQMLEPLRRLRGYGEVKR